Proteins encoded together in one Sceloporus undulatus isolate JIND9_A2432 ecotype Alabama chromosome 4, SceUnd_v1.1, whole genome shotgun sequence window:
- the LOC121929923 gene encoding gremlin-1-like, whose protein sequence is MDCKFSPVGILVLLGLLLHMLEIHSIQASHGHISGKDLDKKMANDSEQAQQCLNSKFRDMGNIPCDEVTESSTDTLHITEKKLVQDWCKMQEFKQTIHEEGCNNYTFTNRFCYGQCNSFYIPWHNSDERGVFQACSFCKPKKITTTSVILNCPDLLPPRKKKKIRQVEECRCMIVNLD, encoded by the coding sequence atggaTTGCAAATTTTCTCCTGTTGGAATTCTTGTCCTTCTTGGACTTCTGCTGCACATGCTGGAGATTCACAGCATCCAAGCATCCCATGGCCACATTTCTGGAAAAGATCTGGACAAAAAGATGGCTAATGATTCAGAACAGGCACAGCAATGCTTAAACTCCAAATTCAGAGACATGGGAAACATACCTTGTGATGAAGTGACTGAGTCAAGCACAGACACACTACACATAACAGAAAAAAAGCTGGTGCAAGACTGGTGCAAAATGCAAGAGTTCAAGCAAACTATCCATGAGGAAGGCTGCAATAACTACACCTTTACAAACAGGTTTTGTTATGGCCAGTGCAATTCTTTCTACATCCCATGGCACAACAGTGATGAGAGAGGTGTCTTCCAAGCCTGTTCCTTCTGCAAACCAAAGAAAATCACCACCACATCGGTGATACTGAACTGCCCAGACCTTTTGCCcccaaggaagaaaaagaagatcaGACAAGTTGAAGAATGTCGCTGTATGATTGTAAATCTGGACTAG